The proteins below are encoded in one region of Candidatus Planktophila lacus:
- a CDS encoding FGGY-family carbohydrate kinase, translating into MSQQILIGVDIGTSRIKAVATDIDLKVIAEYAEPTPWRHEKNNSDIDMLLLAKTVTAVAAKAAELAGGKVAAIGFTGFSETGVLIDGAGKPLAPGLAWHDPRGLTEPIIKELGDYEFRARAGALLNEIASISKTLWLNQEYPETRKAKHFLSAPEWVAYCLGADLVNELSLVSRTGFYDVEARAPWREAMSLVGGGEDFLARLVVAGEPIGVVNNDAPEVLRGAVITIAGHDHFTAAYYCGAINEGSLFDSMGTAEALLRTFKKPLSRDAIAELAAANVGLSASVIADHFTLLGALPTGLTLERVCSLVGVSTRDEKIALGEVALKIDPKASALRVNNDYHGLSVTNLDDAVSPAALFRATAEHLVEESANMVSLIEKFTGQATDVVIAGGWVKNPMIASAKTKQFGSYKVSDATEAGATGAAEFAGIAAGILKLRS; encoded by the coding sequence AATCAAGGCAGTTGCAACAGATATTGATTTAAAGGTAATCGCTGAGTACGCCGAGCCAACTCCTTGGCGCCATGAGAAAAACAATAGCGATATAGATATGTTGCTCTTGGCTAAGACGGTCACCGCAGTTGCAGCGAAAGCGGCAGAACTTGCTGGTGGGAAAGTCGCAGCAATTGGTTTCACCGGCTTTAGCGAAACCGGAGTTTTGATTGATGGTGCTGGTAAGCCACTGGCACCTGGTTTAGCGTGGCACGATCCGCGTGGCTTAACTGAACCAATCATCAAAGAGCTTGGCGATTACGAATTTAGAGCGCGCGCTGGTGCACTGCTAAATGAAATTGCATCGATTTCAAAAACGCTCTGGTTAAATCAGGAATACCCTGAAACGCGCAAAGCCAAACACTTTCTCTCAGCGCCAGAATGGGTTGCTTACTGCCTTGGCGCCGATTTGGTAAATGAACTATCCCTAGTTAGCAGAACTGGTTTCTACGATGTCGAAGCGCGTGCGCCTTGGCGTGAAGCAATGTCGCTAGTTGGCGGTGGCGAAGATTTCTTGGCTCGTTTAGTTGTGGCAGGTGAACCAATAGGAGTTGTTAACAACGATGCACCAGAAGTTTTGCGTGGTGCAGTAATTACTATTGCCGGACATGATCATTTCACTGCTGCGTATTACTGCGGTGCGATAAATGAAGGATCGCTCTTTGATTCGATGGGAACCGCTGAGGCTTTACTACGCACATTTAAGAAGCCGTTATCTCGAGATGCCATCGCTGAATTAGCGGCAGCCAACGTTGGATTAAGCGCTTCGGTAATTGCAGATCACTTCACATTGCTCGGCGCGCTACCAACTGGCCTAACGCTAGAAAGAGTTTGTTCACTCGTCGGCGTTTCAACGCGCGATGAGAAGATTGCACTTGGTGAAGTAGCGTTAAAGATAGATCCGAAAGCTAGTGCCCTACGGGTTAACAATGATTATCACGGCCTCTCGGTCACAAACCTTGATGATGCCGTCTCACCTGCTGCGCTCTTTCGAGCAACTGCTGAACATTTAGTTGAAGAGTCAGCAAATATGGTCTCGCTGATTGAAAAATTCACCGGCCAAGCAACGGATGTAGTTATTGCTGGGGGTTGGGTTAAAAATCCAATGATCGCAAGCGCGAAGACGAAACAATTTGGAAGTTACAAAGTCTCTGATGCCACCGAGGCTGGTGCAACAGGCGCCGCTGAGTTCGCGGGAATTGCTGCAGGAATACTTAAGTTAAGAAGTTAG
- a CDS encoding ROK family protein: protein MANDERLTLSVDCGGLFLKSCVLDESGTMHSKPSRIETPYPLSPDRFIETIKGIADSLPSAYRATVGMPGMIRHGVVISTPHYMTKSGPRTKIDPELQEQWSGFDMQNALTKKLEMPTRVLNDAEVHGAGIISGSGYEVVITLGTGLGFAIFYGGSLSPHIEFSHAPVRRATTYDTWIGEHERRRLGNAFWSRRIRAMVDELRPVFMWDRLYIGGGNARCIRQADLDRMGDEVVIVPNAAGVAGGVRAWTLEQYK, encoded by the coding sequence ATGGCCAACGATGAGCGCTTAACGCTATCCGTCGACTGCGGTGGACTCTTTCTAAAGAGTTGCGTACTCGATGAGTCAGGCACAATGCACTCAAAGCCAAGTCGAATTGAAACTCCTTACCCGCTTTCACCAGATCGCTTTATCGAAACCATTAAGGGAATCGCCGATTCACTTCCATCGGCATACCGTGCAACCGTTGGTATGCCCGGAATGATCCGTCATGGCGTTGTTATCTCGACACCGCATTACATGACTAAATCTGGTCCACGCACAAAGATCGATCCAGAACTCCAAGAACAGTGGAGCGGATTTGATATGCAAAACGCACTAACTAAAAAGTTAGAGATGCCAACTCGCGTTTTAAATGATGCTGAAGTTCATGGCGCCGGAATTATCTCGGGCTCTGGTTATGAAGTTGTGATCACGCTCGGAACTGGACTTGGCTTTGCAATCTTCTACGGTGGATCACTCTCACCACACATTGAGTTTTCACATGCCCCAGTTCGTCGCGCAACTACTTATGACACATGGATCGGCGAACACGAGCGTCGTCGCCTCGGAAATGCATTCTGGTCACGCCGTATTCGCGCCATGGTTGATGAACTTCGCCCAGTATTTATGTGGGATCGCCTTTATATCGGCGGCGGAAATGCGCGCTGTATTCGCCAAGCAGATCTAGATCGCATGGGCGATGAAGTTGTTATCGTTCCAAATGCAGCAGGAGTAGCTGGCGGTGTTCGCGCCTGGACTCTTGAACAATATAAATAG
- a CDS encoding L-ribulose-5-phosphate 4-epimerase yields MSSKKELRVKVCKLNIDLQRYGLVAWTAGNVSERMSDGKRFMIKPSGVSYEDLKPSQMIICDLDGNVLEGELSPSSDTHTHAYIYRHMKDVGGVVHTHSNYAAAWSAVHSAIPCALTAMADEFGGEIPLGPFALIGNDAIGKGVVETLTGHRSSAVIMKNHGVFSIGKDATAAVKSAVMCEDVAKTTWIAKSLGTLQLIDQESVDKLFDRYQNIYGQRGK; encoded by the coding sequence ATGAGTTCCAAGAAAGAGTTGCGCGTAAAAGTCTGCAAACTAAATATTGATCTACAACGTTACGGATTAGTTGCCTGGACCGCCGGCAATGTCTCAGAGCGCATGTCAGATGGCAAACGCTTCATGATTAAACCAAGTGGAGTTAGTTACGAAGATTTGAAACCCTCACAAATGATTATTTGTGATCTTGATGGAAATGTTTTAGAGGGTGAATTATCTCCATCGAGCGATACCCACACCCATGCATATATCTATCGCCATATGAAAGATGTGGGCGGAGTTGTGCACACTCACTCAAATTACGCTGCTGCGTGGAGCGCGGTACACAGCGCAATTCCATGTGCCCTAACTGCGATGGCTGACGAATTTGGTGGCGAAATCCCTCTCGGTCCATTTGCACTAATCGGCAACGATGCGATTGGCAAAGGTGTTGTTGAAACCCTTACGGGACACCGTTCTTCAGCAGTAATAATGAAGAACCATGGCGTCTTTTCAATCGGTAAAGATGCAACAGCAGCTGTTAAATCTGCAGTGATGTGTGAAGATGTAGCAAAGACAACTTGGATTGCAAAATCTCTCGGGACCTTGCAGTTAATTGATCAAGAGAGCGTCGATAAGTTGTTTGACCGCTATCAAAATATCTACGGCCAACGCGGGAAATAA
- the araB gene encoding ribulokinase: protein MPDLTSDLSNKYVIGVDYGTLSGRALLVRVSDGAEIATAVYEYPHAVIEEKLPTSGAKLPPDWALQVPSDYVDVLKVTVPAVLKESGIDPKSVIGITTDFTACTVLPVKSDGTPLCELPEFSKNPHAFVKLWKHHSAQPHADRINELAHARKEPWISRYGGKISSEWEFAKALQVLEEAPEIYQAMDKWVEAADWIIWQLCGKYVRNICTAGYKGIYQDGKYPTKEYLAALNPKFEKFIAEKLEHELGALGACAGTLTAEAAKWTGLPEGIAVAVGNVDAHVTSAAANAVNPGQMVAIMGTSTCHVMVSEEFAEVPGMCGVVDGGIIDGALGYEAGQSGVGDIFGWFANNYAPAEYTAAAAAKGVDIHTYLSQLASAQPVGAHGLVALDWQSGNRSTLVDHQLSGLIMGLTLSTKPEEIYRAIVESTAYGARKIVQTFNESGVPVKEFIAAGGLIKNSFVMQIYADVLDMPITIIKSAQGPALGSAIHAAVAAGAYKDVQTAAAAMGGVADERYQPNPANAKVYNDLYKHYNDLYESFGHNGAMHSLRAIRDRALTSTEGK, encoded by the coding sequence GTGCCAGATTTAACTAGCGATTTAAGTAATAAATATGTAATCGGCGTTGATTACGGAACGCTTTCTGGTCGCGCTTTATTGGTGCGCGTCTCTGATGGCGCCGAAATTGCAACAGCGGTTTATGAGTACCCGCACGCTGTAATCGAGGAGAAACTCCCAACATCCGGTGCAAAGTTGCCACCGGATTGGGCGCTACAAGTTCCATCTGATTATGTTGATGTTTTAAAAGTTACCGTTCCTGCAGTTCTTAAGGAATCTGGAATCGATCCTAAATCTGTTATCGGGATAACCACAGATTTCACAGCTTGCACAGTTCTTCCAGTAAAGAGCGATGGAACCCCGCTCTGCGAACTTCCAGAATTTTCTAAGAACCCACATGCCTTCGTTAAATTGTGGAAGCACCATTCTGCGCAGCCACATGCCGATCGCATAAATGAACTTGCCCATGCGCGCAAAGAACCTTGGATATCTCGCTACGGCGGCAAAATTTCTTCAGAATGGGAATTTGCTAAAGCGCTACAAGTTTTAGAAGAAGCACCTGAAATTTATCAAGCGATGGATAAATGGGTAGAAGCGGCCGACTGGATTATCTGGCAACTCTGCGGCAAGTATGTGCGCAATATCTGCACTGCGGGATATAAAGGTATTTATCAAGATGGAAAGTACCCAACAAAAGAATATCTAGCGGCGCTCAATCCAAAGTTTGAAAAATTTATTGCAGAAAAATTAGAGCATGAACTTGGTGCGCTAGGTGCATGTGCTGGAACGTTAACCGCTGAAGCAGCGAAATGGACTGGCCTTCCTGAAGGAATTGCAGTTGCAGTTGGTAACGTGGATGCTCATGTAACTTCTGCCGCGGCAAATGCGGTTAACCCAGGACAGATGGTTGCGATCATGGGAACTTCAACCTGCCATGTAATGGTCTCTGAAGAATTCGCAGAAGTTCCAGGCATGTGCGGCGTAGTCGATGGCGGAATTATCGATGGCGCACTTGGTTACGAAGCTGGCCAATCAGGAGTCGGCGATATCTTCGGATGGTTTGCCAATAACTATGCGCCGGCTGAATACACCGCAGCTGCAGCAGCAAAAGGCGTTGATATACATACCTATCTATCTCAACTAGCAAGTGCGCAACCAGTTGGCGCACATGGCCTAGTTGCCTTGGATTGGCAGAGCGGCAACCGCTCAACTCTGGTTGATCATCAACTTTCTGGCTTGATTATGGGTTTAACTCTTTCAACCAAGCCGGAAGAGATCTATCGCGCAATCGTTGAATCAACGGCATATGGTGCGCGCAAAATCGTGCAGACCTTTAATGAATCAGGCGTACCCGTTAAAGAATTTATCGCCGCTGGCGGGCTCATTAAAAATAGTTTCGTTATGCAGATCTATGCCGATGTATTGGATATGCCAATAACAATTATTAAATCTGCCCAAGGTCCAGCGCTTGGTTCGGCAATTCACGCAGCTGTTGCCGCGGGTGCATATAAAGATGTACAAACTGCCGCTGCTGCGATGGGCGGAGTGGCAGATGAGCGTTATCAGCCAAACCCGGCAAACGCCAAGGTCTATAACGATCTTTACAAGCACTACAACGATCTTTATGAAAGCTTCGGCCACAACGGTGCGATGCATTCACTTCGTGCGATCCGAGATCGTGCGCTCACATCTACGGAAGGAAAGTAA
- a CDS encoding phosphogluconate dehydrogenase C-terminal domain-containing protein — MTVITILGAGGKMGNRVTQPLLDTKKYELRFVEKSEAGQARIREAGNTVMELDDALKGTDVVIFTTPDALVRQISDEVVPKLDPGTKILFLDPAAIAADRVKHRADISCFVCHPTHPPVFSLLGETDPAARRDYWGGGLATQALVFAIAWGTEEEADLVETIATEMFAPISASHRITVQQMALLEPALSETLINGCVEVITQGLQKVIDLGVPEAAAKDFCMGHLQISIALLFEELNWKLSDGALMALKNAQGSLFRDDWDAIFKPENVLASVKQITGGDK; from the coding sequence ATGACTGTCATTACGATTTTAGGCGCCGGCGGCAAAATGGGTAATCGTGTTACCCAGCCACTTCTTGATACAAAGAAGTACGAGCTTCGCTTCGTAGAAAAGTCTGAAGCTGGGCAAGCGCGAATCCGCGAAGCCGGAAATACAGTTATGGAATTAGATGACGCCCTTAAGGGAACAGATGTAGTTATCTTTACAACCCCTGATGCGTTAGTGCGCCAAATTTCTGATGAAGTTGTTCCAAAATTAGATCCTGGTACAAAGATTCTCTTCCTTGACCCAGCAGCAATCGCGGCAGATCGCGTCAAGCATCGCGCAGATATCAGTTGCTTTGTCTGCCATCCAACTCATCCACCGGTATTTAGTTTGCTTGGTGAGACAGATCCTGCAGCGCGTCGCGATTATTGGGGTGGCGGCCTTGCAACTCAAGCTCTGGTATTTGCAATTGCCTGGGGAACTGAAGAAGAAGCAGATCTCGTCGAAACAATTGCAACTGAAATGTTTGCGCCAATTAGCGCAAGCCACCGTATTACCGTTCAGCAGATGGCACTTCTTGAGCCGGCTCTTAGCGAGACTCTAATTAACGGTTGCGTCGAAGTAATTACTCAAGGTTTGCAGAAGGTTATCGATCTTGGAGTTCCTGAGGCTGCTGCCAAAGATTTCTGCATGGGCCATTTGCAGATCAGCATCGCGCTCTTGTTTGAAGAGTTGAATTGGAAGCTATCTGATGGCGCACTTATGGCGCTCAAGAACGCTCAAGGTTCACTCTTTCGCGATGATTGGGATGCCATCTTTAAGCCCGAAAATGTGCTCGCTAGCGTTAAGCAGATAACTGGCGGAGATAAGTAA
- a CDS encoding sugar phosphate isomerase/epimerase family protein, which produces MKLGVSSFTFPWAIGGIEPEHPVVMSAFELLERAHDLKADVLQIADNLPIGELAEAELLKLKAQADSYAIALEVGTRGNKSENIENFLRIAQLLSSPILRVVIDSKGHEPAIPEIVQLLKPFEAKFKEANIKLAIENHDRLTCAEFNEIIDQVGSDWVGICLDTVNSLGAVEAPNTVIPALAPRAINVHMKDFEIVRTNGQMGFTVRGTALGEGRLDIAEVIAAVGGTKREITAVIELWTPRQDSYEATVALENEWAEISVTNLRKSIGS; this is translated from the coding sequence ATGAAGCTCGGAGTCTCCAGTTTCACCTTTCCCTGGGCGATCGGCGGGATTGAGCCTGAGCATCCAGTTGTGATGAGCGCCTTTGAACTATTGGAGCGCGCCCACGATTTAAAAGCTGATGTGCTGCAGATCGCCGATAACTTGCCGATTGGCGAGCTTGCAGAAGCCGAACTTCTTAAGTTAAAGGCACAAGCCGATAGTTATGCAATCGCTCTAGAAGTTGGAACTCGCGGAAATAAGAGCGAGAACATTGAGAATTTTCTACGCATCGCCCAATTACTGAGTTCACCGATTCTGCGAGTTGTCATTGATAGCAAAGGCCACGAACCCGCAATCCCCGAAATAGTTCAACTACTTAAACCTTTCGAAGCTAAATTTAAAGAAGCGAATATCAAGTTAGCGATCGAAAACCACGATCGCTTAACCTGCGCAGAATTTAACGAGATTATTGATCAAGTTGGCTCTGATTGGGTCGGAATTTGTCTTGACACTGTTAACTCACTTGGCGCAGTTGAAGCTCCCAATACAGTTATTCCTGCACTGGCTCCGCGGGCGATCAACGTGCATATGAAAGATTTTGAAATTGTTCGAACCAACGGGCAGATGGGATTTACCGTTCGAGGAACAGCGCTCGGCGAAGGCCGGTTAGATATTGCTGAGGTCATCGCCGCTGTAGGTGGAACAAAGCGCGAGATCACCGCAGTTATCGAACTTTGGACTCCACGCCAGGATAGTTATGAAGCAACCGTTGCTTTAGAGAACGAATGGGCAGAGATCAGCGTTACTAATTTACGGAAATCGATAGGATCTTAA
- a CDS encoding SDR family NAD(P)-dependent oxidoreductase, which translates to MELTGYNVVVTGGSGGIGSALITGLIQSGANVHNLDLQSPAPSDAKFYKTDLTDENSVKASLSSINSIDALIVCAGVQLVGADSKIADVSLDTWQKTIDINMTGAFLSVKHAMPGLIQSGRGSVILIGSPTGMTMEGAGYTAYGASKAGMMGLSRIIAVDYKEQGVRSNVVVPGTMSTPLIQKIWDDPEKGPDLIRRTPLGRMGKPSDLVGLVNWLVSDQSSFATGAMYAVDGGMTAR; encoded by the coding sequence ATGGAGTTAACGGGCTATAACGTTGTCGTAACCGGCGGAAGCGGCGGCATCGGTTCAGCTTTAATTACTGGCCTTATCCAATCTGGCGCAAACGTTCATAACCTTGATCTGCAAAGCCCAGCCCCTTCAGATGCAAAATTTTATAAGACTGATTTAACTGATGAGAATTCTGTAAAGGCATCTCTCTCTTCTATCAACTCAATTGATGCGCTAATTGTTTGCGCAGGCGTGCAGTTGGTTGGCGCAGATTCCAAGATTGCAGATGTTTCACTCGATACCTGGCAGAAAACTATTGATATAAATATGACTGGTGCTTTTTTATCGGTTAAGCATGCAATGCCTGGGTTGATTCAATCTGGAAGAGGTTCAGTTATTTTGATCGGTTCTCCAACAGGTATGACGATGGAAGGCGCGGGCTACACCGCATATGGCGCATCTAAAGCCGGAATGATGGGGCTTTCGCGCATCATCGCCGTTGATTACAAAGAGCAAGGTGTTCGATCCAACGTGGTTGTTCCCGGCACCATGTCGACACCTTTGATTCAAAAGATTTGGGATGACCCAGAGAAAGGCCCTGATCTAATTCGCCGAACACCGCTTGGACGAATGGGCAAGCCAAGTGATTTGGTTGGTTTAGTTAATTGGTTGGTCTCTGATCAATCTTCATTTGCAACCGGGGCAATGTACGCAGTCGATGGCGGAATGACTGCGCGATGA
- a CDS encoding substrate-binding domain-containing protein, whose product MAKLFSRRTAAVVAVAAASMLVLSACSNSDSGSGDTVKVSLITKDQSNPFFVAMIKGATEKAEALGVELTVTSGVDESDYAGQITAIENAISAKHAGILIVPVSTEVNAAITKAREAGLYIIALDTAPDPADIVDITFATDNREAGLLIGQWTAAKLAGKKATIALLDIFDDRIVSVDYMRDNGFLAGMGIDVKDPNKMGDEAKTGKYSGGDYEIVGNVATGANEDGGRTGMEQLLAKNKKINVVYTINEPTAIGACAAAAAAGIKLDVMVSVDGGGAGINAVKSGCINATSQQYPLLMADLGVQAIYDIVKNGTKPTTSEGLDFFNTGVKLITDDPQEGVPSETTEYGLANAWG is encoded by the coding sequence ATGGCAAAGCTTTTCTCACGCCGCACTGCAGCAGTTGTTGCTGTAGCCGCAGCGTCAATGCTTGTGCTTTCTGCATGTTCAAATAGCGACAGCGGAAGCGGAGACACTGTAAAGGTCTCACTAATTACAAAAGATCAGTCAAACCCATTCTTCGTTGCGATGATCAAGGGTGCAACTGAGAAGGCCGAAGCTCTCGGTGTAGAACTAACTGTTACATCTGGTGTAGATGAGTCAGATTACGCAGGACAGATCACAGCGATTGAAAACGCAATCTCTGCAAAGCACGCTGGTATCTTGATCGTTCCAGTATCAACAGAAGTTAACGCAGCGATCACAAAGGCACGCGAAGCAGGCCTTTACATCATCGCTCTTGACACAGCACCAGATCCTGCTGACATCGTAGATATCACTTTCGCAACAGATAACCGCGAAGCTGGTCTTCTAATCGGTCAGTGGACAGCTGCAAAGCTTGCTGGCAAGAAGGCAACAATTGCACTTCTCGACATCTTCGATGACCGCATTGTGTCTGTTGACTACATGCGCGATAACGGATTCCTTGCAGGTATGGGAATTGATGTTAAGGATCCAAACAAGATGGGTGACGAAGCCAAGACTGGCAAGTACTCAGGCGGCGACTATGAGATCGTTGGAAACGTAGCAACAGGTGCTAACGAAGACGGCGGCCGTACAGGTATGGAACAACTTCTTGCTAAGAACAAGAAGATCAACGTTGTTTACACAATCAACGAGCCAACAGCAATCGGTGCATGTGCTGCAGCAGCTGCTGCTGGTATCAAGCTCGATGTAATGGTTTCTGTTGACGGTGGCGGCGCTGGTATCAACGCTGTTAAGTCAGGTTGCATCAACGCAACTTCACAGCAGTACCCATTGTTGATGGCTGACCTTGGCGTCCAAGCTATCTACGACATCGTGAAGAACGGTACAAAGCCAACTACTTCAGAAGGCCTTGACTTCTTCAACACCGGCGTTAAGTTGATTACTGATGACCCACAAGAGGGTGTCCCATCAGAGACAACTGAATACGGTCTAGCAAACGCTTGGGGTTAA
- a CDS encoding ABC transporter permease gives MQAVLHKYPWLSSTMVLVVASITFSFFNENFLTPSNFSLILQQVAIVGAVATGQTLIILTAGIDLSCGAIAIFSSMAMAKLVQGTPAVEGDGLSIWIAFPAGLLVGAFAGAINGFLVTKVKLPPFIVTLGTFNIFLAFTLTFTKGTVPANEMPPFLLTLGNYVNLGPFRVTTGVLFMIAMYIVLAFALRYTSWGRHVYAVGDDIDAARLAGISVNRVLMSVYVVAGVTFALAAWIVIGRVTVASPNTGGDLNLDAITAVVIGGTSLFGGRGTIFGSLIGAVIVGVFRNGLTLAGVDLYFQLMAIGILIIFAVSVDQWIRKARK, from the coding sequence ATGCAGGCGGTGCTCCATAAGTATCCGTGGCTTAGCTCCACAATGGTGCTTGTTGTAGCATCAATTACCTTTAGTTTTTTCAATGAAAACTTCTTAACACCGTCTAACTTCTCACTCATCTTGCAGCAAGTAGCGATCGTTGGCGCTGTTGCAACTGGTCAGACTTTAATTATTCTTACCGCGGGCATCGATCTTTCATGTGGTGCGATCGCGATCTTCTCTTCAATGGCGATGGCTAAACTTGTACAAGGAACTCCTGCAGTTGAAGGCGATGGCCTTTCAATCTGGATCGCGTTCCCAGCAGGTCTACTCGTAGGTGCATTTGCCGGAGCAATTAATGGCTTCCTAGTTACCAAGGTTAAGTTGCCACCATTTATCGTTACCTTGGGAACTTTCAATATCTTCCTTGCATTCACACTCACCTTCACAAAGGGAACTGTTCCTGCAAATGAAATGCCGCCGTTCCTACTAACCCTTGGAAACTATGTAAATCTCGGACCTTTCCGAGTTACTACTGGTGTTCTCTTCATGATCGCTATGTATATCGTCTTAGCTTTTGCTCTGCGTTACACATCATGGGGCCGTCACGTATACGCAGTTGGTGATGACATTGATGCAGCTCGCTTGGCTGGTATCTCAGTTAACCGCGTTCTCATGAGCGTGTATGTAGTCGCTGGAGTCACTTTTGCACTTGCCGCCTGGATTGTTATCGGCCGCGTAACTGTTGCTAGCCCGAATACGGGTGGAGATCTAAACCTCGATGCGATCACTGCGGTGGTTATCGGCGGTACTTCTCTATTCGGCGGCCGCGGCACAATCTTCGGATCCCTAATCGGAGCGGTAATCGTGGGTGTTTTCCGTAACGGCCTAACACTTGCTGGCGTGGATCTGTACTTCCAGCTGATGGCAATCGGAATCCTGATTATCTTCGCTGTCTCTGTCGACCAATGGATCAGAAAGGCACGCAAATGA
- a CDS encoding ATP-binding cassette domain-containing protein has protein sequence MSKSPILQAVGVTKAYGRVIALDGADLELFPGEVLAVVGDNGAGKSTLIKCLSGAEVPDHGQIILEGQEMSFKRPQDGRHAGIETVYQTLAVAPALDIASNLFLGREMRKAGPLGSVLRMIDSSGMRKAAKEHISALGIGTIQNISQAVETLSGGQRQAVAVARAAAFGQKLIILDEPTAALGVRESRQVLKLIESLRERGMPVILISHNMPQVFEVADRIQVQRLGKRAAVVTPKSHTMNDVVAIMTGAMTVDKKDQALSSVR, from the coding sequence ATGAGTAAGTCACCAATTCTTCAAGCAGTTGGAGTTACCAAGGCTTATGGTCGCGTTATCGCACTTGATGGCGCCGATCTAGAACTATTTCCTGGTGAAGTTCTCGCAGTAGTAGGCGATAACGGTGCTGGTAAATCAACTCTGATCAAATGTCTTTCAGGCGCTGAAGTACCTGACCACGGTCAGATAATTCTCGAAGGTCAAGAAATGTCATTTAAGCGACCACAAGATGGGCGCCATGCCGGAATCGAAACTGTGTATCAGACACTTGCTGTTGCACCAGCTCTCGATATCGCATCCAACCTCTTCCTTGGCCGCGAAATGCGCAAGGCAGGTCCGTTGGGATCTGTTCTTCGTATGATCGATAGCTCTGGAATGCGCAAGGCAGCGAAAGAACATATCTCTGCTCTTGGTATCGGAACAATTCAGAATATTTCACAAGCCGTTGAAACTCTTTCAGGTGGTCAGCGTCAGGCTGTTGCAGTTGCTCGCGCCGCTGCATTCGGTCAGAAGTTGATTATCCTCGATGAACCAACAGCTGCACTCGGAGTTCGTGAATCACGTCAGGTTCTAAAACTTATTGAGTCACTACGTGAACGCGGTATGCCAGTTATCTTGATTTCACACAACATGCCACAGGTATTTGAAGTAGCAGATCGCATCCAGGTTCAACGCCTCGGAAAGCGCGCTGCTGTTGTTACTCCAAAGTCCCACACCATGAACGATGTCGTTGCAATCATGACTGGCGCGATGACAGTAGATAAGAAAGACCAAGCGCTTTCTTCAGTACGTTAA